The DNA sequence TGATCACCGCGCGCAAGCTGGCCGAGCGGATGTGAGCACACCCGGCCCGGCCGCGCGGCCGGGCCGGGTGTGCTCAGCGCAGCCGCACCGTCGGCTCGGTGGGCGACGCCGCGGCCAGGTGGGTGTGGAACCACTCGACCAGTGCGCGGTCGGCCAGGACGTTGCCGGGCGCCGGCGGTCCCGGCTGCAGTCCGGGCTCGGGGCCCATGGTGTGGGCGAGGTCGGGCACCTCGATGTGGCGCAGAGCCTCGGCGGGGTAGTTCTCGGCGAGCGCGTCGTGCAGGGCACGGCCGCTCTCCGGGGCGACGACGTCGTCCTGTTGGCCGCTGACGACCAGCAGCGGCGGCTGGGGGCGGCGCGCGGCGATGTCGTTCGCGCGGGCGGTGAAGTCGAGCCAGGCGGCGACTTCGCGGGAGGTGTCGTTCCAGGCGTAGGGGATGCCCAGGCGCCGCTCACGGGCCGCCAGCACCGCCCGCGGGTCGATGACGGGGTTGACCACGCCGGCCGCCGAGATCGGCAGTCGGCTCTCGATCAGGGCGAGCAGCGCAGCCGCGCCGCCCGCGCCCACGCCCATCAGGCCCACGTGGGAGTCGGCCACGGGGAACTGCTCGCGAAGGTCGGCCGCCGCCCGCGACAGCTCGGCCGCGGCCTGCTCGACGACGGGCCCGTAAAGCTCGATCAGGTAGTCCGACTGGCCGCGGCGGTTGACCTCGGCGACGCCGCCTTCGGGCAGGCGCGCGCCGAACATCGGCAGGCCCAGGTAGAACCGCCAGGCGGGCAGGGACGCCAGCGGCAGGGTGCCGGCCAGCGCGGTCTCGCTGCGCGGCGGCTCGAACGCGTGCAGCGCGATGATCATCGGGGCCGGGTCGGCGGCGACCGCGGGCGGGATGGCGAGGTAGGGGATGCCGGCGGCGGTGCCGGTGGTCGGCAGGGCGGGGGTGGCAGGGGTGGCGGAGGCACTGTCTGCTCGCACTGAAGGCTCCTCCCGTATTCGGACGCCGAAAGCCGTCGTGGCGATCTGGACCGACCTCATTCGTGCTGAGCGTGTATGTTGCAGCCTAATTCAGCCGAAGTGGTGGCCGAGGTAGTTCCGTACCAGCAGCTTCGCCTCCTCGATCAGGCGCGGATCGCCCTCGGCGTCGCTGCGGAACGCCAGTTTGAGGACCGCGTCGGCGGCCTCGACGGCCACCAGGACCGCCCGGTCGAGTTCCTCACTCTCACCGGCACCGCCGACCGAGGTGAGCAGTTGGCGGACCCGGGTGGCGATCACCCGGTTGTTGTCCGCTCCGGAGTCGAGCAGCCGGGTGTCGACGACGTCGCCGAAGTGCAGGCTGCGGAAGCCGGGGACGGTGCGGTGCATCGCCAGGTACTCGTCGATGATGGCATCGGCCGCCTGGGTCCAGTGCTCGCGGTCGCCCTCGGCGAGGCGCTCGCGCACCCGTGCGGTGAACAGGTCGACATAGCGCAGCCCGAGTGCCTGGGTGATGGCCCGCTTGTCCGGGAAGAACTGGTAGACCGAGCCGATGGCCACGCCCGCGCGTTCGGCGATGCGGGTGGTGGACAGGGCGCTGTAGCCGGCCTCGTCGAGCAGTTCGGCGCAGGCGTCGAGCATGCGCTGCACGCGGACCATGCTGCGGTGCTGGGCCGGGAGCCTGCGCAGCGGGGCGTGGGCGAGGGAGGAGCCGGCGGTCGGCGGGGTTCGGCCGTCTCCGGCGGGTCGGCCGCCTTCGTTTCGCCCGTCGCCTCCCGGCGGCGGTGGCGCGCAGGTCGCGCCGCGTGTGGAAGTCTTCATCACGCCCCCTCTGACTCGGCCCCGTGCTCGCACGGTTCCCATTCAATGCCGACGGCGGGACCGTGATCGGCCGTCTGACCGCATACGGCCACCTCCCGAGCGGCCGCGGCGGCGAGTCGGGAGGCCGCCGCGGCCGCCGCGGCGCGGGGCGTCGGTACGGGTGCGGTGCGGCGAATCGGCACCGATTGCGGTGGGGCCGCCTTGGAGTGCGGCCGGTACCTGACTAGCGTCACCGGAATGGAACTCCCCGCACTCGCCTCCGACGTCGAGGCGTTCATCCGAGAACTCCCCAAAGTCGAACTCCACGTGCACCTGGAAGGCTCCATGCAGCCGGCGACGCTGCTGGAGCTGGCCCGCAAGCACGGGGTCTCCGGTGTCCCCGCATCCCTGGACGAGGTCCGCGACTGGTACGCCTTCCGTGATTTCCCGCACTTCATCGAGGTGTACCTGGCCTCGGTGCACACCCTCGTCGACGAAGAGGACTTCGCCCTGCTGGCCGCGGACGTCGCCGCCCGGCTGGCTGCGCAGAACGTGCGCTACGCCGAGGTCTGCGTGAGCCTCTACGCCCATCTGATGCGCGGTGTGTCCGCCCGCACCGTCTTCGCGGGCATCGAGTCGGCGCGCGTGGAGGCCGAGCGCCGGCACGGCATCCGGCTGCGCTGGATCCCCGACTTCCCCGGCGACTACGGGGTGCACACCGGCGAGCAGACCCTGGACGCGGTGCTGGCCGAGGGGCCCGACAGCGTCGTCGGGTTCGGCGTCGGCGGGGTCGAGGTGCCCTTCGGCCCGATGACCGAGCTGTTCGCGCGCGCCCGGGCGGCGGGGCTGCGCAGCCTGCCGCACGCGGGGGAGATCGGCGGGCCGGAGCGGGTGCGCGAGGCGCTGGACCTGCTGCGGGCCGAGCGCATCGGTCACGGCATCGACAGCATGCGCGATCCCGAGCTCGTCGCGCGTCTGCGCGAGGAGCGAGTGCCGCTGGACGTCGCGCCGACCTCCAACCTGCGCACCGGCGCCGTCGGCGATATCTGGGAGCACCCGCTGCCGCGGATGCTGGAGGCGGGCCTGCTGGTGACGCTGAACAGCGACGACCCGCCGATGTTCGGCACCGACCTGACCAACGAGTACCGCACGGCCGCACAGCTGGGGCTGGGCGCCCAGGGGCTGGCGGGGCTGGCCCGCAACGGGGTGGCGGCCTCCTACCTGGAGGATCCGGTCAAGGAGGTGCTGATCGAGGAGATCGACACGGTGCTGGCCGGCCACGTCCACACGCTGTAGGGGCGCGGGGCGGCCGGCGGCCGGGCCGGGGGCCGCGTTCCTGCGGAGCCCGGCCCGGCCGCCGGAACCGGGGCCGCGGTGGGTCGGAACGCCTCAGCCGGCCTCGACGGAGTCCTCTTCGCCGTCCTGCTCGCCGGAGGGCGTCGGGGTCAGCTGGACGCCGCCGCACTGGGAGCGGTAGCCCTCCCAGGTCGCGCGCGCGTTCTCGGCCGCCGTCCCCTCGTAGAGCACGGGCACGCCGCCCTGGATCCGGCCCGGCTGCCACTTGTCTCCGACCACCTCGCCGTTCTGGAACGTGAGCTCGAGGACGCCGGTCTGGGCGGTGGGGCCGCTGTAGTTGTAGAAGGCGAAGTTGCCCAGCCCGTAGTGGACGTAGGAGCCGCCCAGGTAGCCGCCGGGGGAGAGCACGTGGGCGTGCCCGCCGACGACCGCGTCGGATCCGGCGTCGACCAGGGCCTGGGCCAGGCCGGGCGCGTGCGGCTTGGGGCAGTGGTCGCCCTCCAGGCCCCAGTGCAGGTAGGTGATGACGGTGTCGGCCTGCTCGGCGGCCGCCGAAACCGCCTCGACCAGCCGGCTCTGCATCTCGAACTTGGACGAGGCGAGTCCGGGCTTGTCCGGTCCCGCCGTCCAAGCGGGGATGAGGTTGTCGTTGAGCACGTCGGTGGCGCCGATGACCGCCACCTTGCCGCCTTCGGTGTCGAAGATGTGCGGCGCGTACGCCTCCTCGGCATTCTGGCCGGCGCCCACGACGGGGAATCCGGCCTCCTCGGCGTTGGCCAGGGTGTCCTGCAGGCCGTCGGCGCTGTAGTCCATGCCGTGGTTGTTGGCGACCGTGGCCACGTCGACTCCGGCCGAGTCCAGCGCGGTGTAGGCGCTCGCCGGTGCACGGAACAGGAACTGCTTGCCGGGTGCGGGCGTGCCGCCGCCGGTGACGGCGGTCTCCAGGTTCACCACCGAGAGGTCGGCGGCCGAGAGCGTCTCGGAGATCTGCCCGAGGGCGGTGGCGGGGTCGGCCTCCAGGCGCTGTGCCAGCACTCCCTCGAAGTGCACGTCGCCGCCGATGGCGACGGTGATGGGTGCGCGGTCCTCGGGTGTCGGCGAGGGCGAGGCGCTTTCGGAGGGCGATTCGCCGCCGGCGGCCTGTCCGGTCTCCTCGGGCTCGGCGGAGCCCCCCGAGGAGCAGGAGGCCAGCACGGCGAGCACGGCCAACGCGGCGCCGGCGCGCAGCGATGGGAGGAAGTAACGGGTCGGGGTGGAGGAGTCGTGGGTCATCGAAGCTCCAGTAGGAGGCAAGAGCGGTAGTGCGGGGGTGGGGGTGCCGTCACGGAGCGGGCGTGACCAGCGGGCCGATTCCTCGTCGGGAGAACGGAGCCAAGGGTGAGGATACGGGCCTCAGGCTGCGCGGCCATAGGTGGCGCGCGCATCGGTTCGACTACGGTTCGTGTCTAGATGATTGCCGGGCCGACCGCGCCGCATCGGTGTGGACCTGACCGTTTCGCGGAGTTCCAGGTCAACGGAGGTCCAGGAGATTTTCTAGATTGGATCGTTTTCTTGAGTAGTTCCAGTTTGTGTCTTAGAGTGAGGGCATGGACAACGTCGCCGACGCTCTCCGCTCGGCCGGACTACGGGTCACCGCGGCACGGGTGGCCATCCTGGCGCAGGTCCGGTCCGGCAACCACCTCGACGCCGAGCGCATCGCGCGCGGGGTGCGGGGTGCGCTCGGCCACGTCTCGACCCAGGCCGTCTACGACGGGCTGCACGCGCTGACCAACGCGGGTCTGCTCCGGCGGATCGAGCCGGCCGGATCTCCCGCGCGCTTCGAGTCCCGGGTCGGGGACAACCACCACCACCTGGTCTGCCGCGCCTGCGGCGAGGTCACCGACATCGACTGCGTCGTGGGTGAGGCCCCCTGTGTGGAGCCGTCGAGCACCCACGGCTACGCGATCGACGAGGCCGAGGTGGTGTTCTGGGGCGTCTGTCCGCAATGCCAGGCGCAGGGTGCGGGCTCCGGCGTCGGGCCGCTCGCGCGGGAGAGGGGCGGGCACTGACCCCCGTCCACCGCAGGCCGGCCGCCGCCGCGGATGGCACCGCAGAACCCGGCCCCGCGCCGATCCACGAGGCCGCTTTGAGCATTTTCGAAAGGTGCGAGCAGTGAGCGTTCCCTACAGCACGGACGACGCCGGTCATCCGGCGCCCAGCGACGGACTTTCGCAGTCGGTAGGCCCCAACGGGCCGCTGCTGCTGCAGGACCACTTCCTGATTCAGAAGATGGCCCACTTCAACCGCGAGCGCGTCCCCGAGCGCGTCGTCCATGCCAAGGGCGGGGGCGCCTTCGGCGAGCTGGAGATCACCGAGGACGTCAGCCGGTACACCAAGGCCGACCTGTTCCAGAAGGGCAAGAAGACCCCGCTGCTGCTGCGCTTCTCCACCGTGGCCGGTGAGCTGGGCAGCGCCGACAGCGCCCGCGACCCCCGCGGGTTCGCCATCAAGTTCTACACCGAGCACGGCAACTACGACCTGGTCGGCAACAACACGCCGATCTTCTTCATCCGCGACCCCTCGAAGTTCTCCGACTTCATCCACTCGCAGAAGCGCCGCGCCGACAACCAGCTGCGCGACCACAACATGCAGTGGGACTTCTGGACGCTGAACCCCGAGTCGGCCCACCAGGTGTCGTTCCTGATGACCGACCGCGGTACGCCCAAGACCTGGCGCCACATGAACGGCTACGGCAGCCACACGTTCCTCTGGTACAACGCCGACGGCGAGAAGTTCTGGGTGAAGTACCACTTCAAGACGGACCAGGGGATCGAGAACCTCTCCGCCGACGCCGCCAAGGCGCTGGAGGCCGACGACCCCGACGCCCACCGGCGCGACCTGTGGGAGAGCATCGAGCAGGGCGAGCACCCGAGCTGGACCGTCAAGGTTCAGGTCATGCCTTTCGACGACGCCGTCAACTACCGGATCAACCCGTTCGACCTCACGAAGGTGTGGCCGCACGGCGACTACCCCGAGATCACCGTCGGGAAGATGACGCTGAACCGGAACCCGCAGAACTACTTCGCCGAGATCGAGCAGGCCGCGTTCGAGCCCTCCAACCTGGTTCCCGGCATCGGCGGCAGCCCGGACAAGATGCTGCAGGGGCGGCTGTTCTCCTACCCCGACACCCACCGCTACCGCATCGGGCCGAACTACCTGCAGCTGCCGGTCAACCAGCCCAAGGTCGCGACCCGCAGCTACAACTTCGACGGGCCGATGGCCTACGCGAACAACCAGGACCCGGTGTACGCGCCCAACACGGCGGGCGGCGCGGTCTCGGCCAACGAGCTCTACGAGGGTGACTCCTACCACGTCTCCGGCGAGATCACCCGCTCGGCCTACGAGCTGCACAAGGAGGACGACGACTTCAGCCAGCCGCGTGCGCTGTGGGAGCAGATCCTCACCGAGTCCGAGCGCGCCAGCATGGTGAGCAACATCGTCGGGCACGCCTCGGCCCCCTCGGTCACCGACGACATGAAGAAGCGCGTGGTCGAGTACTGGACCAACGTCCACCCCGACCTCGGCGCCGGCGTGGCCAAGGGCCTGGGCGTGCAGTCCTGAGCCCGCCACCGCGGCGGCCGCTGCGCTGACCGGCTCGGGGACGGTGGCGACACCGTTCCCCCGTCCGGTGGCAGAGCCCGGCCCCGGGCGCGGCACGGGTGACACCGCACGGTGTCGCCCGGGTCCGCGCCCGGGGCCTTGTGCTGTGCGGCGCCCGGCACGGCGTGTCCGGAGCGGACCGCGGCGTTCGGGCGCGGTTCGTGCGGATTGCGGAGTACGGCCCGGTATCTGCCTTTCGCGTCGTTGTCTGTTAAGCCGGTGAAGTCGGCGGAATTGTCTATTCCGGTGGGTGTGCGTGCATTGTGGGGCGGCGCGTCGGCTCTTTCGTGCTCTGCGTTCTCCATCGCCTCTTGTCTGATTTCACCGCATTCCGCGTGCGTTCCGACTCGTTTCCGCTGCGCGTCGACGGACATTTGGTGGGCGTATCGGCCTGCTCGTAGGCTTGATTTCGGGCCTTTGAACAGCCGCTACTTCACTGTGTAGTGGCTCGTGTACATAGTGATTTCCGGTATGGCCGGTTTTTTGAAAAAACCCCGGCCCACCGGACGGGCGACTGCTAGCGTTGTCGGGCAACGGCGCGCAGAGAAACGCTCCACGCCTTTCGTGGAGCCGCGCCGTACGGCGGCCATCGATTCGCAGGCGCATCAAGCGTGCGTCCCGCGGATGGCGCCATCGAACCCTGTTGTCCTTTTCGGGTCGGCGGTTCACTACCCCGCCTTAGGTGACGCCTCGCCCCCGATCGAACGCATTCTCGTGTTCGCGTCAGCGAAAGGTCATGCCTGAACATGCGCAAGCACCTCTACACGTCCGTGTCCGTCTCACTGTTGACCGCCGGTCTGGTCGGCGCGGCCCCGGCGATCGCCTACGCCGGGCCGCAGACCGACGGCTCGGGCGGGATCGCCAGCGGCAACCAGGTCAACGTGCCGGCCGACGTCGAGGCCGAGCTCTGCGGCAACGCCCTCGCCGTCCTGGGCATCTCGAAAGCCGACTGCACCCGCGTCTCGAAGGTGCTCTACGCATCGAGTGAGGAGGGCCAGGCGTCGCCGCAGACCGACGGTTCCGGCGGGATCGCCAGCGGCAACCAGATCAACATCCCCGTCGACGCCGCGCTGGACATCTGCGGCAATTCCACCGCCGTGGGCGGGATCGCCGCGGCCGAATGCAAGACCGTGGTGAAGAAGCTGGCCCAGGAGTCCGAGGACGAGGGCTCGCCGCAGACCGACGGTTCCGGCGGGATCGCCAGCGGCAACCAGATCAACATCCCGATCGACGTGGCCCTCGACGTGTGCGGCAACTCCATCGCGGTGCTGGGTGCCTCCAAGTCCGAGTGCACCACCGTGGTGAACGTCATCGAGAAGTCGCCCGACAACGGGGGCGATTCAGGGGCGCAGACCGACGGCTCCGGCGGAGTCGCCGCCGGCAACCAGGTCGACGTTCCGGTCGACGCCGCCGCCGACATCTGCGGCAACGCGGTCTCGGTGCTGGGTATCGCCAAGGGCGAGTGCCTGGAGACGATCTCCCACGGCGAAAAGCCGGGCGACGACGGCGACAAGCCCGAGAAGCCCGAGGAGGAAGAGCCCGGCGACGACAACGACAAGCCGGAGAACCCCGACGAGGACAAGCCGGGCGACAAGGAGTCCCCCACGCCCGAGCCCTCCACCCGGCCGAGCGGCGACAGCACGCCTGACACCAAGCCGGCGCCCGAGGACGGCGGTGACGACACCAGCGCGACCGGCGGGCTGCCGGTGACCGGCCCCGCTCTGGGCGGCATGGTCGCCGCGGCCGTCGCGGCCGTGGGCGGCGGAGGCGCCGCCATGTACTTCACCCGCCGCCGCAAGGCCGCCGCCGCTGCCGCCGAGGAGTCGACCGGCGCGGAGGGCTGACACGCGCCGATCCGCGCGGTCCCGTCCGCGCGGCCGACGGTGAACGGCTGCGCGCCGCCCCGCACCCGGTCCGGGGCGGCGCGCACCGCATGGTGGGAACGCCGGGTCGGCGGTCCAGCAGGGCCGCCGACCCGGCGTTCCCATGTGCTCGGGCCGGTACTCGGCGCGAGGGCGGCGGCTCCGCCGGAGTCGCCGTGCAGGCGCGTGTCGCAGCAGGTGGGCAAGCCCCACCCGCTGAGGACGGGTGCCGCGGTTCCTATAGCCTCGAAAACGTGCTCCGTGTCCTGCTGTCGCCGCGCATGCTGGCGTTCCACGCGCTGGTGGCGCTCGTCGTGCCCTCGTTCATCTGGCTGGGGTTCTGGCAGCTGGGCCGCTGGGAGGAGAAGTCCGCGGCGGTCGGACTCCAGGAGTCGAACATGGCCGCCGACCCCGTCCCGGTCGAGCGGCTCACCGGCCCGGGCGAGGAGGTCTCCGCCGACGAGCGGTGGCGGCCCGTAACGGCGACCGGGCGCTACGACACCGAGCACGAGTTGGTCGTACGCAACCGCAGCGGCGAAGCGGGTGTCGGCATGCACGTGCTGACACCCCTGGTCACCGACGACGGGACGGCCCTGCTGGTCAACCGCGGCTGGATCGAGCAGCCGCCCACGGCCACCAGCCGCCCCGACGTCCCGCCGCCCCCGCAGGGCCGGGTCGCGGTCACCGGGCGCCTGCAGTACAGCGAGACCGAGGAGAACACCGGCATCCGGGTGCGCGGCGGCCTGCCCGAGGACCAGATCATGCTGGTCGACGTGGACCGGATCGCTGAGAATCTGCCCTACCCCGTCTACGGCGGCTACGCCGAGCTTACCGAGCAGCGCCCGCAGCGCGCCGACCACCCGGACCCCGTCTCGCCGCCCGAGTTCAACACGGGCATGAACCTCTCGTATGCGGTGCAGTGGTGGGTCTTCACCGTGGTCGCCGTCGGCGGCTGGATCTTCTTCATGCGCCGCGAGGTCGCCGACGCGCGCAGCGGAGGGGACGGATCCGCCCCGGGAGGCGGCGAAGATCCGGTCGGCGGCCCCTCGGCCGACGGGCACCCCGCGGCGTCGAGCGCGCCGGGACAGCAGCCGGAGCAGCACCGCGCACCCGAAACCGGACCGGAGCGGCGGGAACCGCAGCACACCGACACCCGGATCTGACAGCGTCACCGGGTGCCGTGCGGGTTGTCCACGGCATAGCGCCAGACACCGTCGTCGCAGCTCCGGACATTTAATGATGACCGAGTCCGGTGCCGTCGGGGGCCATGGGAAATCGGGGAAAGCCGGGAGGCGGCTCGGGTGCGCTGGGCGGCCTTGTGGCCTGCCGGGCGGCGGGCTGTCTGCGGGGAACAGCGGAGGCGACGGTGGCAGCCGGGCCGGGCCTTTGCCCATCGGGCCGGGTGCTCGCCGGTGGCGGCGGGGCGGCTCGGGTGCGCTGGGCGGCCTTGTTGGTCTGCCGGGTGGCGGGTCCCCTGACGGAGAACAGCGGGCACCAAGGACAGCGCAGGGTTCGGTCCGCGGTCGACGGTTCGCGTGCTCGCCGGTGGCGCGCCCGACGAGGGGCGGCGGCGTCGGATGGCCGCACGGGGATCCGCGTGTCCGTTGTGCCGCAGGGCGGTACGCAACCGGGCAAAACCCCCGAACCCGGTCGGGGTGGCGCCCGAAGGCGCACCGAGTCTGTCCGTGGGGCTGGATTCGGCGCCGAATCCAGCCCCACAGACAGACTCGGCGGGATCGGTAGCCACCTATTGCAGGGTTTCTACCAGACAGTGGCCGGAATCCGGTGAAAACCGCGCATTAGATGCGCCGACCGGTCCCCGGAGGACCGAGCGTCGCCCCCCGCTGCCCCGGGCTACCCCCGAGCCCCCGACTCGTCGACCGTGGGCCGAGGCCCTCCGGCGTTTTCGCCGCCGCTTTTCCGTAAGACCACCCGCCGCCCGGCAGGCCGACAAGGCCGCCCAGCGAACCCGAGCCGCCCCGCAACGCGCGCCACCGGCAAGTCCCCGACTCGTCGACCGCAGACCCCGGCCCGCCGCCCTCGGTGCCCGCTGTTCCCCGTCAGGAGACTCGTCGTCCGGCAGGCCGACAAGGCCGCCCAGCGAAACGGAGCCGCCCCGCCGCCCCAGCTCACTCTCTCGGCACACGGAATGCAGGAAAACGGCGCAGTACTTAGGACGCGGCCGCCTGCCTACGTTCGTGGAGGCGCCCGAAGCGCACGGCTGAAAGGATGGCCGCCATGATCGACGACGTGGGCGCCCCCGACATCCACCGCGTGACCCGGCGTTCGGCGGGGCCGGACGAGAGCGCGCATGCCAACCGCGTGTGGTGGGAGCACGCCGCGGACGAGTACCAGGCCGAGCACGGCTCCTTCCTGCGCGACACCGGTTTCGTGTGGGGGCCCGAGGGGGTCGAGGAGGCCGATCTCGGGCTGCTCGGTCCGGTGGAGGAGCTGCGCGGCGCGCGGGTGCTGGAGTTGGGGTGCGGCGCCGGGCAGTGTTCGCGGTGGCTGCGGGCGCAAGGCGTGGCGCAGGTGGTGGGGATCGACGTCTCCCGCCGCCAACTGCAGCACGCCCGCCGGATCGACGAGGAGACCGGCCTGCGGGTGCCGGCCACGCAGGCCGACGTACAGCGTCTGCCGTTCGCCTCCGGCGCCTTCGACCTGGTGTGCTCGGCCTTCGGCGGGCTGCCGTTCGTCCCCGACGCCCGGGCCGCGCTGGCCGAGGCCGCGCGGGTACTGCGTCCGGGCGGGCGGCTGGTGTTCTCGGTGAGCCACCCGATGCGCTGGTGCTTCCCGGACGACCCCGGCGAACGCGGTCTCACCGCCGAGCAGTCCTACTTCGACCGCCGCGCCTACGTCGAGGAGAACGGCGCCGGCAGCGCGGTCTACGTCGAGCACCACCACACCTTCGGTGATTGGATCCGCGCGATCGCGGGAGCCGGGCTCGTGCTGCACGACCTGGCCGAGCCGGAGTGGCCCGAGCACAACCCCGAGACATGGGGCGGCTGGAGCCCGCTTCGCGGCCGCCTGTTCCCGGGCACGGCGGTCTTCTCAGCCGCCAAGCCGTAAGGCCCGCCGCTACTGTGGGAATCGCATTGCCGCACCTGGGAAAGCGGATTAATCTAATCGGCGTTCGGGCCGCTGCGATCGCTCGGACAACCTTGACCGCGTTGAGAAGGGCTCGCCGCGTTGAGCGCACCCGACCCCGCCCGGCTCCACCCGACCACGCGTTCGGACCTGGACAACGTCGTTTTTCTACGCAATCAGGTGACCTCGGAGTTCATCGAGGTCGGGGAGTTCACTTACTACGACGACGAGGGAACGCGCGGACCCTTCGAGTCTGCGAACGTGCTCTACAACTACGGAACGCAGCGTCTGGTGATTGGCAGGTTCTGCGCGATCGGTCCGGGCGTGCGGTTCGTGATGCCCGCCGGTCAGCACCCGATGGCCGGGCCCTCCACCTTTCCGTTCACCATGTTCGGCGGCTCCTGGACCGATAACACGCTGGACACGTTCCTGGCCATTCCCAGCAACGGCGACACCGTTGTGGGCAACGACGTGTGGTTCGGACGTGAGGCGGCCGTATTGCCGGGGGTTTCGGTCGGCGACGGCGCCGTGATCGCCGCTTACAGCGTCGTGGCCTCCGATGTCGAGCCCTACACAGTGGTCGGGGGAAATCCGGCGCAGCCGATCCGGGTCCGCTACGGGCCCGAGGATGTTCGACTACTCCGGGAAGCCCGGTGGTGGGACTGGCCGGTCGAGCTGATCACCCGCCACGCCGCGGAGATCATGGGCGGAACTCCCGCGCGGCTCGCCGAGATCGCGGCCGAGCTGCGAGGCCAGTGACCCGCCCGTCCTGAATGCGGGCGGGCCGGTGCAAGGCGCTCTCAACCTCCGGATCGGCCCAGGAGGCGTTCGGTGGTGGCGCGCAGGGCCGCGGAGTCGATCCCGGTGTCGGCGAGTACCCGGCTCGCGGTCGTCTCCGGTACGCGCAGCACGCCCAGCAGGACGTGTCCGCCGGTTATCGTGGCGTCGCCGGTTGAGACGGTCTCCCGCAGCGACTGCTCCAGGGTCTGCTTGGCCCGCTTGGAGAAGGGGATGTGGCCGCCGTCGGTGCGCAGTATCCGGCGCAGCAGTCCGCGTTTGCGGGTTCGGCCCTCTTCGCCGCCTCCTCCGGTCGCGACGCCTGCGGGCTCCCTCTCGGCGACCGGTGCCGGGGACAGCCGCACCACCGTGTCGCGCAGCGCGTCGGCGACAGCGCCGTGCTCGCGCAGCGCCCGGCTGC is a window from the Streptomonospora litoralis genome containing:
- a CDS encoding prolyl oligopeptidase family serine peptidase; protein product: MRADSASATPATPALPTTGTAAGIPYLAIPPAVAADPAPMIIALHAFEPPRSETALAGTLPLASLPAWRFYLGLPMFGARLPEGGVAEVNRRGQSDYLIELYGPVVEQAAAELSRAAADLREQFPVADSHVGLMGVGAGGAAALLALIESRLPISAAGVVNPVIDPRAVLAARERRLGIPYAWNDTSREVAAWLDFTARANDIAARRPQPPLLVVSGQQDDVVAPESGRALHDALAENYPAEALRHIEVPDLAHTMGPEPGLQPGPPAPGNVLADRALVEWFHTHLAAASPTEPTVRLR
- a CDS encoding catalase, translated to MSVPYSTDDAGHPAPSDGLSQSVGPNGPLLLQDHFLIQKMAHFNRERVPERVVHAKGGGAFGELEITEDVSRYTKADLFQKGKKTPLLLRFSTVAGELGSADSARDPRGFAIKFYTEHGNYDLVGNNTPIFFIRDPSKFSDFIHSQKRRADNQLRDHNMQWDFWTLNPESAHQVSFLMTDRGTPKTWRHMNGYGSHTFLWYNADGEKFWVKYHFKTDQGIENLSADAAKALEADDPDAHRRDLWESIEQGEHPSWTVKVQVMPFDDAVNYRINPFDLTKVWPHGDYPEITVGKMTLNRNPQNYFAEIEQAAFEPSNLVPGIGGSPDKMLQGRLFSYPDTHRYRIGPNYLQLPVNQPKVATRSYNFDGPMAYANNQDPVYAPNTAGGAVSANELYEGDSYHVSGEITRSAYELHKEDDDFSQPRALWEQILTESERASMVSNIVGHASAPSVTDDMKKRVVEYWTNVHPDLGAGVAKGLGVQS
- the add gene encoding adenosine deaminase, which codes for MELPALASDVEAFIRELPKVELHVHLEGSMQPATLLELARKHGVSGVPASLDEVRDWYAFRDFPHFIEVYLASVHTLVDEEDFALLAADVAARLAAQNVRYAEVCVSLYAHLMRGVSARTVFAGIESARVEAERRHGIRLRWIPDFPGDYGVHTGEQTLDAVLAEGPDSVVGFGVGGVEVPFGPMTELFARARAAGLRSLPHAGEIGGPERVREALDLLRAERIGHGIDSMRDPELVARLREERVPLDVAPTSNLRTGAVGDIWEHPLPRMLEAGLLVTLNSDDPPMFGTDLTNEYRTAAQLGLGAQGLAGLARNGVAASYLEDPVKEVLIEEIDTVLAGHVHTL
- a CDS encoding SURF1 family cytochrome oxidase biogenesis protein produces the protein MLRVLLSPRMLAFHALVALVVPSFIWLGFWQLGRWEEKSAAVGLQESNMAADPVPVERLTGPGEEVSADERWRPVTATGRYDTEHELVVRNRSGEAGVGMHVLTPLVTDDGTALLVNRGWIEQPPTATSRPDVPPPPQGRVAVTGRLQYSETEENTGIRVRGGLPEDQIMLVDVDRIAENLPYPVYGGYAELTEQRPQRADHPDPVSPPEFNTGMNLSYAVQWWVFTVVAVGGWIFFMRREVADARSGGDGSAPGGGEDPVGGPSADGHPAASSAPGQQPEQHRAPETGPERREPQHTDTRI
- a CDS encoding TetR/AcrR family transcriptional regulator; protein product: MVRVQRMLDACAELLDEAGYSALSTTRIAERAGVAIGSVYQFFPDKRAITQALGLRYVDLFTARVRERLAEGDREHWTQAADAIIDEYLAMHRTVPGFRSLHFGDVVDTRLLDSGADNNRVIATRVRQLLTSVGGAGESEELDRAVLVAVEAADAVLKLAFRSDAEGDPRLIEEAKLLVRNYLGHHFG
- a CDS encoding chaplin codes for the protein MRKHLYTSVSVSLLTAGLVGAAPAIAYAGPQTDGSGGIASGNQVNVPADVEAELCGNALAVLGISKADCTRVSKVLYASSEEGQASPQTDGSGGIASGNQINIPVDAALDICGNSTAVGGIAAAECKTVVKKLAQESEDEGSPQTDGSGGIASGNQINIPIDVALDVCGNSIAVLGASKSECTTVVNVIEKSPDNGGDSGAQTDGSGGVAAGNQVDVPVDAAADICGNAVSVLGIAKGECLETISHGEKPGDDGDKPEKPEEEEPGDDNDKPENPDEDKPGDKESPTPEPSTRPSGDSTPDTKPAPEDGGDDTSATGGLPVTGPALGGMVAAAVAAVGGGGAAMYFTRRRKAAAAAAEESTGAEG
- a CDS encoding Fur family transcriptional regulator; its protein translation is MDNVADALRSAGLRVTAARVAILAQVRSGNHLDAERIARGVRGALGHVSTQAVYDGLHALTNAGLLRRIEPAGSPARFESRVGDNHHHLVCRACGEVTDIDCVVGEAPCVEPSSTHGYAIDEAEVVFWGVCPQCQAQGAGSGVGPLARERGGH
- a CDS encoding CapA family protein, whose product is MTHDSSTPTRYFLPSLRAGAALAVLAVLASCSSGGSAEPEETGQAAGGESPSESASPSPTPEDRAPITVAIGGDVHFEGVLAQRLEADPATALGQISETLSAADLSVVNLETAVTGGGTPAPGKQFLFRAPASAYTALDSAGVDVATVANNHGMDYSADGLQDTLANAEEAGFPVVGAGQNAEEAYAPHIFDTEGGKVAVIGATDVLNDNLIPAWTAGPDKPGLASSKFEMQSRLVEAVSAAAEQADTVITYLHWGLEGDHCPKPHAPGLAQALVDAGSDAVVGGHAHVLSPGGYLGGSYVHYGLGNFAFYNYSGPTAQTGVLELTFQNGEVVGDKWQPGRIQGGVPVLYEGTAAENARATWEGYRSQCGGVQLTPTPSGEQDGEEDSVEAG